Proteins encoded together in one Sylvia atricapilla isolate bSylAtr1 chromosome 2, bSylAtr1.pri, whole genome shotgun sequence window:
- the RPL21 gene encoding large ribosomal subunit protein eL21, producing the protein MTNTKGKRRGTRYMFSRPFRKHGVVPLATYMRIYKKGDIVDIKGMGTVQKGMPHKCYHGKTGRVYNVTQHAVGIIVNKQVKGKILAKRINVRIEHIKHSKSRDSFLQRVKENERKKKEAKEKGIWVQLKRQPAPPREAHFVRTNGKDPELLEPIPYEFMA; encoded by the exons ATGACGAACacaaagggaaagaggagggggaCGCGTTACATGTTCTCCAGGCCCTTCCGCAAGCATG GAGTTGTCCCTCTGGCTACCTACATGCGCATCTACAAGAAGGGTGACATAGTTGATATCAAG GGTATGGGTACTGTTCAAAAAGGCATGCCCCACAAGTGTTACCATGGCAAGACTGGAAGGGTATATAATGTTACTCAGCACGCCGTGGGCATTATTGTTAACAAGCAGGTTAA GGGCAAGATTCTGGCCAAGAGAATTAATGTGCGCATAGAGCACATTAAACATTCCAAGAGCAGAGACAGCTTTCTGCAGCGTGTGAAGGAAAAcgaaaggaagaaaaaggaagcaaaagaaaaaggcatttgggTTCAACTGAAACGTCAG cCTGCTCCACCAAGAGAAGCACACTTTGTGAGAACTAATGGCAAGGATCCAGAGCTGTTGGAGCCAATTCCTTATGAATTCATGGCATAA
- the RASL11A gene encoding ras-like protein family member 11A, protein MRLPSMSQPFLLAPISECPPGQPGPQVRLAVLGARGVGKSAMIVRFLTKRFIGDYEPNTGNLYSRLVHLDGDRVAVQIQDTPGCIQVQEDCVQVLDSLSRCVKWAEGFLLVYSITDYSSYQSVQPLYQHIRKVHPDARTPIIIVGNKADLLHARQVQAKEGLQLADELGSLFLEISTSEDSQGVCDVFQYLCKEVSKLQHAGSTDRRRSSIIPRPKSPNMQDLKRRFKQALSSKVK, encoded by the exons ATGCGCCTGCCGAGCAtgtcccagcccttcctgctggCGCCCATCTCCGAGTGCCCTCCGGGGCAGCCCGGCCCCCAGGTCCGCCTAGCCGTGCTGGGTGCCCGCGGCGTCGGCAAGAGCG CCATGATCGTGCGGTTCCTGACCAAGCGTTTCATCGGCGACTACGAGCCCAACACGG GCAACCTCTACTCCCGGCTGGTCCATCTGGACGGGGACCGCGTCGCCGTACAGATCCAAGACACGCCGGGATGCATCCAG GTGCAGGAAGACTGCGTGCAGGTGCTGGACTCCCTGTCCAGGTGTGTGAAGTGGGCAGAGGGCTTCCTGCTGGTCTACTCCATCACGGACTACAGCAGCTACCAGTCAGTCCAGCCTCTCTACCAGCACATACGCAAGGTGCACCCCGACGCTAGGACTCCCATCATCATTGTGGGGAACAAAGCAGACCTCCTCCACGCCAGGCAAGTACAGGCAAAAGAGGGACTACAGCTGGCAGATGAACTAGGCAGCCTGTTCTTGGAAATCTCCACCAGTGAGGACTCCCAAGGTGTCTGTGATGTCTTCCAGTATCTTTGTAAGGAGGTCAGCAAACTACAGCAtgctggcagcacagacaggagGCGGTCATCCATCATCCCTCGGCCCAAATCTCCCAACATGCAGGATCTAAAGAGACGTTTCAAACAGGCTTTATCTTCCAAAGTCAAGTAA